A region of the Curtobacterium flaccumfaciens pv. betae genome:
TTCGGGTTCGGGCAACGGCGGTGGGTCGAAGCCGAACCCCGGCCCCTCGACCGACCCGGGTGCCACCCCGGTCGTCACGCCGACGAAGGCCGAGATCCTCAGCCAGCAGTCGCGCTGGTACGGCCTGTACACCGCGCAGTCCCCGTTCAACTGGGCCGAGTACGACGAGGTCTCCCGTCAGGTCGGCACCGCGTCGAACATGACCGGCTTCTTCCAGGGCTTCGACCAGGAGTTCAACGCCACCGCGGTGCAGCGCTCCTGGGCCAACGGCCGCGTCCCCCTCATGACGTGGGAGACGGTGCCGGCGCAGGCCGGCAACGACCAGAAGTACGTCCCCGGGTACACGAACGACGACATCTCCGGTGGGTCGTTCGACGCCTACCTGACGAAGTACGCCAAGGCGCTTGCGGCCAACGGGCAGCCGATGGTCATCCGTCTCGACCACGAGATGAACGGCTCCTGGTACAACTGGTCCGAGGGTGACGCCCAGAAGAACCCCGTCGGCTCCTACAAGAAGATGTGGAAGCACGTGCACGACGTCTTCCAGGCGAACGGCGCGAACAAGTACGTCATCTGGGACTGGTCCCCGAGCCGCATCGACAAGCTCGGCAACACGAAGTACCAGACGCTCGAGTACATGCAGCAGTACTACCCGGGTGCGGACTACGTGGACTGGGTCGGCATGAGCGGCTATTACCGTGACGCCACCGAGCAGCCGACGTTCGCCACGACCTTCGGAGCGACGCTCGCGCAGCTCCGGCAGATCGCGCCGGGCAAGGGCATCATGCTCAACGAGATCGGGGCGACCGAGACCGGCACGAGTGTCGCGAACCCGCAGAAGACGCAGTGGATCAACTCGCTCTTCGATGCGCTGGCGGACCCCGCGAACAAGGACATCGTCGGCTTCGCGTACTTCAGCGAGACCGCGACCACCATCATCGACGGCAAGCGCACCACGAACGACTGGCGTCTCAACTCCCGCGCCGATTCCCTCAAGGCCTTCGCCGAGGGCATCAAGCGCAACGACATCGACTACGACCTGCAGGAGGTCACGCAATGAGCGAGTCCAAGAAGTCGACCGCATCGGCCGACACCCGTCCCGCACCCGTCA
Encoded here:
- a CDS encoding glycosyl hydrolase, with translation MSDIIRSSSAWWAQSSKHARRTAIGTTAIVLALGLITWSVWISPTGPVSTAVHQALGVEAPKAKKVSAAELQTQLDAAQERIWSLEGKLDSRTAQAGSRGDQISELKAQIASLQSQLGAAKSSGGSSNVNAAGSGSGGSGSGGSGAGSAGGSGSGSSDNGSGSGSGSGSGNGGGSKPNPGPSTDPGATPVVTPTKAEILSQQSRWYGLYTAQSPFNWAEYDEVSRQVGTASNMTGFFQGFDQEFNATAVQRSWANGRVPLMTWETVPAQAGNDQKYVPGYTNDDISGGSFDAYLTKYAKALAANGQPMVIRLDHEMNGSWYNWSEGDAQKNPVGSYKKMWKHVHDVFQANGANKYVIWDWSPSRIDKLGNTKYQTLEYMQQYYPGADYVDWVGMSGYYRDATEQPTFATTFGATLAQLRQIAPGKGIMLNEIGATETGTSVANPQKTQWINSLFDALADPANKDIVGFAYFSETATTIIDGKRTTNDWRLNSRADSLKAFAEGIKRNDIDYDLQEVTQ